AGACAGAGATTCAGGGCGAGATTGGTTTTGCCCACGCCGCCTTTGCCGCTGGCGACTGAGATGCTGAGTGTCGTGTTGGTTTCGGTCATGTCGGTCCTTGTTCTACTCCGCGCTTGAAGATGGATCGGAGAATGAGGAAAAAAGAAAGCGTTTTTCGTTCTGGTGCACCAGCGACTGTTCCTCTCCGTGGACGAGGTCCAGGATGGGCGAGGTCTCGATCCTGTTTTTTCCGGCCCGTTTGGCGCGGTACAGGGCCTTGTCCGCCTCGGCCAGAAGTTTTACCGGGTCGGGCGTGAGTTTGCCCCTGTAGCTCGCCACGCCCATGGACATGGTCATGGTGAACTGTGTGTCGCCACAGATGATTCTGGTGTCCTGAATGACCGCCTGGACGCGCTCCAGGAGCTTCAGGGCCCGTGCCTGTCCCGTGCCCGGAAGCAGAAGTGCGAACTCCTCGCCGCCGATGCGGGCCGCCGTATCAATCATTCTCATTTCGGTAAGCAAGATCGACGCCACGGCTTTTAGAACATCGTCTCCGCAGGGATGCCCGTAAATGTCGTTGACGGCCTTGAAGTTGTCCAGATCCATGATGCACAGCGTCAGGGGCGTCTTGAAGCGCGAGGAGCGTTCCACCTCCATGGCCATGGCCTGGTCGAATCCCCGGCGATTGGCCAGGCCGGTCAATGCATCCTGGCCCTGCAGGACGGTCAGATGCTCGATGTGCTTCTTGAGTCCGACCAGCGCCGGAAATTTGTCGCCCTGCAGGGGCAGGACGACCCACTGTTCAAGTTTTTTCTGACGCAGCCGTTCGGTCCAGGACGGGTCGGAGCCGATCAGCCGGACCAGGGCCGCCACTTCGGAGCTTGCCTGAGGCAAGCGCAGTTCCTTTTCCAGGGTCTCCAGCTCTTCCAGCAACGCTTCGTCGGGGGGGAGATTATGATTTGCCATGCAGATACAGGAGATAGTTGTGAATGAATGCGTCAATGTTGCCGTCGAGGACCGCGTCGACATTGCTTGTGTCCGTGCCTGTGCGATGGTCCTTGACCAGGCGGTAGGGCTGCAGGGTGTAGGTCCTGATCTGGGAGCCGAACGCGATGGCTCCCTTGGCGATATACTCGGCCTGCCGCTCGCTCGCTATTTTTTGCAGTTCAAGCTCGTAAAGGCGGGCTTTCAGGACTTTCATGGCCGCCTCCTTGTTCTTGTGCTGGGACTTTTCGTTCTGGCACTGGGCCACCAGGCCCGTTGGGATGTGCGTCACGCGCACTGCCGAATCCGTCGTGTTCACGGACTGACCTCCCGGTCCGCTGGAACGGAAGATGTCGACCCGGATGTCCTCGTCGCGGATCTCGATTTCGATGTCCTGGCCCGCGTCGGGGTAGACGTCGACGGAGGCGAAGGAGGTGTGCCGACGACCGCTGGAATCGAAGGGCGAGATGCGGATCAGGCGGTGGGTTCCCTTCTCGCCCTTGAGCTGGCCATATGCGTAAGGGCCGTGAATGTGCAGAGTCACGCTCTTGATGCCCGCCTCGTCGCCGGGCAGAAGATCCAGAAGCTCGACCTTGAAACCCGTCCGCTCGGCGAAACGGCGATACATGCGCAGCAGCATCTCGGCCCAGTCCTGGGACTCGGTCCCGCCCGCGCCGGGATGAATTTCGAGGATGGCCTCGCTTACATCCTCGGGATCGCTCAGCAGGGTTCGCATCTGGGCGGCCTCCAGCTTGGCGCTCAATTCCTCAAGGGCTTCGTCCAGGGCATGCAGCATCTCTTCGGTCTGCTCCGAGGCGGCCATCTCGACCCATTCCAGGGCGTTGTCACGGGCTTGCAGAAGGGCTTCCCATTCGTCAACACGGCTTTCAAGCTGGGTTTTTTCCTGGAGTACCGGGGTCAGCAGTTCGGGTTTGTCCCAGGCTCCCGGCGAGGACAGTTGTTTTTCAATTTCGTTGAGGCGTTCCTTGCTCCTGCGCAAGTCAAAGCCGCCTCCAGAAGTCGCTGAAGCGTTCGTCCAGTTGCGCGGCCCTGGCCTTGAGTTCTGAATATTGCAGCATGATGTTCTCGTTTATGTGTGTATTTTTAGACCTGTCCGCCATAACATCCAAAGAAAGGCGATCGTCAGGATGGGAAAGGCCATGTGAATCAAATAAAAATGTTCGTGGTAAAAGGTCTTCTCTGTCAAGAGCGGTATGGCCGGATCATGCGCGATACTGGTCGAGAAGAGTGTCGTTGGTCCGCGCAGGCTTCCATCAGGGCCGATGAAGGCGCTCACGCCGGAGTTGGTGGAGCGGATGATGGCCCGGTTCTGTTCCACGGCGCGCAGCACGGAGAGATGCAGGTGTTGCCACGGCGCCGACGAGTGGCCGAACCAGGCGTCGTTGCTGATGTTGACCAGCACGTTGGCCCCACGCTCGACCTGCTTTTGGGCCAGTTCCGGAAAGATTGCTTCGTAGCAGATCAAAAGGCCCATTGCCAGCGGGCCGGACTGGAGCGGTTCGGTGTTGCGGCCGGGCCTGAATTCGAACTGCCCCGGGACCAGCTTGGTGATGAAGGGCAGCCATTTGCCCAGGGGCACGTATTCGCCGAAGGGTACGAGGTGCTCCTTGTCGTAGGCGGCCAGGGGTTCCCCGTTTGCGCCCAGAAGATAGGCGCGATTGTGCAGGACATACGGGGGCGCGTCCGGTTCCATCGGGATGGAGTAGGCCGGGGCTCCGGCCAGGACCGGCACCTGCATCCGCGCCACGCCCAGGCGCATGTTCGTGGTCAGGTCGGACGGGTCCTGGAAATAGAAGGGCATGGCTGTTTCCGGCCACACGACAAGGTCCGGCGCGTTTTCGGCGACGGCCTTGAACGAAAGGTCCAGATAGGTTTTAAGGATGTCCGCCTGCATGCCCACATCCCATTTGAGGCCCTGATCGATGTTGCCCTGGATCATGGACACCGAAGCCGTGGCCTCGGGATTACGGGGGCTGGACGTCAACCCGGGCAGCAGGCACAGGCCGATCAGGGGGAGTATGGCCATGCGTGCGGCACTATTGCCGATGAGAAGGCTATGGCTCACGCACACAATCAGCCCGGATATCCCGAAGCCGCCCACCCAGGCGGCCAGACCCAGGGTAGTAGGCCAGGGGGCCAGGGCCTGGGCCAGGGGCAGCCAGGAAAAGCCGGTCAGGAAGTGGTTGCGAACCAGTTCCAGACTGGCCCACAGCAGCCCAAGGGTGAGCATGGCCAGGGGCTGGAATATCTGGGGTTTGATCAGGTGCACGCCCATGCAGAAGACCCCTGCGTAAGCGGCGAGCAGGGCTCCGACCAGGACCGGGCAGGGCAGGGCCAACACCCATGGCAATCCGCCGTGGTCGTGCACGGGTATCGCCAGCCAGTAAAGGCTGGCGGCATATCCGGGCAGCGCTGTCAGGAACCCGTTTTTGAAGGCCTGAGCATGGCTTTTGGCCCAGAGCGCGGACAGGATGAGCGCGGCGGGCAGCAGCAGTATGGCCATGGGAAAGTGCAGGAGCGGATTGGCAAAGCCGAACCAGGTCCCAATGAACGCCATGCCCATGGGACCGAAACGGTTCAAGAGAGAATCATGACACTGGCTTTGAGACGATGACCCATTGGATTTGTTTGACATCTGCTTCCTTGATGAGAAACGTGTAACCCTGCAACTCCAGGGATTCGTCGGTCTCGGGAACGCGGCCGAGCTGTTCGCTGATGTAACCGCCCACGGTTTCAACCTGTTCGGATTCCAACAGGATGCCGCATTCCTCGTGCAAGTCTTCAAGGATGGTTCGTCCGGAAACCAGATACGTGCCTTCATCCATGGGCTGGATATCCTCGGGGCGTATGGGATCGTATTCGTCCTCGATGTCGCCGACGATTTCTTCCAAGACGTCTTCGAGGGTGACCAGCCCCGCCGTTCCGCCGTACTCGTCCAGAACGATGGCCATGTGCTGTTTGTTGCTCTGGAAATCCAGCAGAATGTTTTTGACGTTCTTGGTTTCCGGAATGAAATATGGCGGCCGCAGGACGGACGCCAGGTCCGTCGGGGCCTCTTCGTCGCCTACAAAAAAGCGCAGCAGCTCCTTGCAGTGCAGCACGCCTACAATCTGATCCTTGGTTTCCTTGTAAATGGGCAGGCGTGAGTGCCCGCTTTCAAAGAACTTTCTGGCGACTTCCGTGATTGTTTCGTCGATTTCGGCACAGACAATGTCCGTGCGGGGGATCATGATTTCGTATGCTTGTTTGTCATCAAGCTGCAGAACGTTCAAAAGCATGGACATTTCGTCGTTCTGCAGTTCACCGCCGTCTTTGGCTTCTTGTATGGCTTCTTCCAGATGGCATTCGCCCCTGCGTGAAAAAAAGCGTCTCAGTGTAGTCCAAAGTCGACTGTCAGGGCCCTCATCCATAGATACGTTGTCCTCCAATGGAAGGTTTGCAGGTTGAAAAACGATTGTTCATCTAAACAATTTCCCGTTCCCGGTAAAGCTCCAGGTGGCGCTTGAAAACCCAGGTGACCAAGTCGTCGATGCCGCGGTCGGGATCGATCTTGACCCAGTCGATGGTTTCAGCGCCATCGGTCGAGCAGCATTCCACGAATTCGTAGCCGAGCATCATGACGCCCTGCTCGGGGTCCTGGACCTTGGTGCGCAGTCTGGCCGCCATGAAGTACGGCGGAAATTCCATTTGATCGGTCTGCTCAAGCTCCAGTCGCATGAACAGGACCGGATTCCTGGCCACGAAATCATCCAATCCGTCGTAGAGGTGCGGATCAAAGGACAGCTTGATGCCGCCACCGGAAAGGTCAAGCACCTTCAGCCCGACAGGGACGTCCCGGGTATAGACGGCCAGGGGGGCGGGCCAGTTTTTGGGGTCTGTCTCGAAGTGGAAACTGCCGTCCTCGGTTGCCGGCCAGATGCGAAAATCCTTTATGTCTCTGGGCGGAAGTTCCAGCCGCAGATGCCTGCGTTTCTGGCCAAGTTCGACCTTGGGAGGCAGGCCGAGGATTACATAGGAGATATCGCCTTTCTTCCAGACGCCGACCACCGGGGCCACGAAGGTGTAGTAATAGGGCTGTTTGTTCTCCCGGGGAATGCGGAAATAGCAGACCATGAGCTTGCCGATCCATGCGTCTGACGGGTTCACGCCAAGGGGCATCTCCAGGGTGATGCCCGTGTCCGCCAATTCGAAAAGCGTGCACGAGATGGTCTGGCGGGATGTGGCTATGGGATGGAAGCTCATGTCGATGCGGCTGCGCAGGACCATGGCCTGTTCCAGAATGGAGGAGATGTCCTTGGGTATGACGGTGGACCCGGACTGCCGGTTCCAGGGCGCCCCTCCGCCGAGGCGTTTCCAGATGATGTAGACCAGAATGGCCGCCCCGACCAGGATTGCCGTGGTCACGATGCGGCTTTCTTCAGGCTGATGTCCGCCGGAATTGAAGAAGGCCAGGGATATCTGCCGCAGCGGGTTTTCCGAGGCCTGAATTGAAAACAGGTCGATCATCTTCTGTCTCGCTCAAGGTTGTTCCGGTCGGTGAATGGCGGCCTATGCGCATACTGGGGCGTCCGGCGAATGTTTTGCGGTGGCCAAAGGAGGATCATGCTCCGGCGCACCGTTGCGCGCCCCTTTTTTCTTGCAGTTGCACAGGCCCTTTTGCATGGCCGGATATGCGAAAAAAAGCAAGAATTGAAGCAACAAGGGGCGGACTCGAAAGAATGTGTCCGCTTGCGATGGGAGGGCGCGCGGGCGCAAAAGCATCCTAGAGCAGGGCAGGCATTGCTCCGGGAGTGCTTCGGTCCAGCGCTCCGGTTTCAAGAAGTTCGTTCAGTTCCTCCACAAGTCTGGCCTTGTCGCGGGGCAATCGGCCGGCGAGGGGCAGGATGTTTGAGCTGTGGTCGGCCCGGAACACGGTTCGCGCAAGCTCCAGGTTCAGGAGAATGTCGCGCAGCTCGTGCACGGACTGCTCTTCGGTGAGTTCCGTGAAACTCCCGTCCGCGATGCGGCGCGCAAGGGCCGTGCCCGCAATGGGGACCAGGCGCAGGCAGGACAGGAGGGACGGCTGCATCGCGTTCAGCGCCTCCGCGGTCTGCCGGGCATGCAGCGCGGACAGCTCCCGGCCGCCGAGGCCGATGAGGACCATGACCGAGACGGTCAGCCCGGCGTTTTGGGCGCGCAGGCAGCCGTCGATCATTTCGCGGACCGTGCCGCCCTTGGCCATGCGGCGCAGGACTTCGCCGGAACCGCTTTCAAGGCCGAGATACAGCGTATGCAGGCCGTTTTGGCGCAGGCGCTCAAGCTCGGCATCGCTCTTGCCCGCCAGGGCCTGCCCGGAGGCATAGCAGTTGACCCTTGAAAGTCTTGGAAAGGCCGCGTGCGCCGTCTCCAGAATAGTTTCCAGTATCGTGGCGGGCAGGGCCAGCACATCGCCGTCGGCCAGAAAAATCCGTCGGGTACCCGGGTCCCGCGCGGCGGCCAGGGCGATGCTCCGGCTCACGGCCGCCTGGTCGTGCACGCGGTAGGCAACGCCCCTGTACATGGCGCAGAAAGCGCAGGAATTGTGCGGGCAGCCGTCGGCCACGCGGATGAGCGCGCTTCTTGCTTCGGCGGGAGGCCTGAACATGGTGTGTCCGTTTTGGGTCATGCCTGCCGCGCCGTCGGCATTGAGCGCAGGAACCGCTCCAGATCCTGGCGCGAGATGGGTTTGGCCAGATGCCCGTTCATTCCCGCGGCCATGAAACGCTCGGTGTCGGAAGGGAACGCATGGGCGGTCATGGCAACGATGGGCGTCTCCCCACCCTCGGATTTGGGCCAGGACCGAATGATGCGGGTCGCTTCCAATCCATCCATTTCCGGCATCTGGATGTCCATGAGCACCAGATCGAAAAACTCGCTGCGCATGTATTCAAGCACCTTCAGCCCGGTTGTGGCCAGGGTGGGTGTGTGCCGCATGCCCTCCAGGAACTTCATGGCGATGGTGCTGTTGACGGGATTGTCTTCGGCCACGAGCACCTTGAGAGGAGCCATGGGCTGTGCGTCGTCCGGTTGCGGCGCCGGAGTGTTTCTGAGCGCGAGCGGCGGCGCGGGTTGCAACGGCAGGCAGACGGCAAAAAGCGACCCGCTCGGGCTTGATTCAAAGGCAAGGGAGCCGCCCAACAACACGACCAGATGTTGCGTGATGCTGAGGCCAAGGCCCGACCCCTCGAATTTGCGGGTCTGAGTCGAGTCGGCCTGCGCAAAGGGCGCGAACAGGCCGGTCTGAGCCTTGTCGGGGATGCCCACCCCCGTATCCTCCACCTCGATGAAGATGCGGTGCTCTCCGGGTTTGACGGGAGTCAGGCTTGAGACGCGAATCTCGACCTTGCCGCGCAGGGTGAATTTGACCGCGTTGCCGATGAGATTGGTCAGGATCTGCCGGATGCGCACCGTGTCCCCGAACAGGGCCGTGGGGACGGTTTCATCGACAGTGCCGCGCAACGCAAGCCCCCGGTCCAGAACCACGGCCTGAAAGCTGTCCGTCAAATCCTCCATGAGTTCGCGGATGTCGAAGGGCTCGTGCATGACGGGCATGCGGGAGGCCTCCAGCCGGGACAGGTCCAGAATGTCGTTCAGAAGCCGGAGCAGGCTGCGGGAGGAACGCATGGCCGTTTGCAGATACTGCTGGATGACGGCCGGATCGGAGTTGTCCATGGCCAGCTGGAGCATGCCCATGACTCCGTTCATGGGCGTGCGGATTTCGTGACTCATGTTGGCCAGGAATTGTGTCTTGGCCAGGGTCGCGCTTTCGGCCTGTTCCTTGGCCTGGGAAAGTCTCGATTCGGCGATGCGCCGTTCTTCGACCTCCTCGCTCAGTTTGGTGAAGGCCTCCAGCAGTCCGCGTCGCATTTTCTCCAGCGAAGCGGTGACCTGATCAAGTTCGTCGTTTCGAAATTTTTTACCCAGGGCGATGGGTTGCTCAAGGTTAACGGGAGAGATGTCCCGGACCTGGGCGGCCAGGGAGTGCAGGTGCATGCCCACCTGGCGATGGAAAAGAAAAAGCAGGGCCGAGACCAGAACCAGGGCGACAATGACCTCGCCCATGAGGAGGTCCAGAAATTCGCGGCCAACCTGGGCCCTGATCCCGTCGAGGGACGCGACCAGCACGAGTTTGCCAAGCGCATAGGGCTGATCATTGAAGGAAAAGGTGAGCTCGAATTCACGCCTTATGGATCTCTTGGCATCGACGCGGCCGGCCTCGGCGATGGTCTTGCCGGATTGGACAATGGCTGCATGCACGAAGTTCGGCCGCGCGACGAGCCCTTGTAGCTGGATGTCCAGCAGCGTTGTGTCGAGCTGCCACAGGCTCGCGGAGATGCTCTTGAGATCGCCGGATGCGACCTGATTCATCGATCCGTGCACGGCCGCGATGTTGCTCTTGTATTTGAAATGAAGCTGGGCGGCGGCCAGGATGGTGCTGGCCGCCAGGCTCAAGAGCCCCATGGAGATGATCAGGCGCAGGCTGAGACTGCGGCGGGTAGAAAACATGAAAATCCTTGGAGTGGTGCTCCAGTGAGGGATAACGGCGATAACGGGGTCCTTGCCGCGTGCGCTGTTTCAAGGGAAGGCGAACGCTAGCGTTTCATGTTTTTTTTGACAAGAGCGCAATTTTTGCCCGGGTCTCTCTTTTGCCAAGAGGGCTGTGTGCTGGTAAGGCTGCTGGTCATGAAACACGGCATGCGCCTTGGCGACTATCTCGACCTGGAATGGTTCCTGGAAAAGGACAGGATCCTGGACCCCGGAGAAATCCTGGACCGGGATCGTAAAATCGGGCTGGCGGCCCAGGCAGGCGCCCTGCCTCCAAAGCTGCAAGGCGCATACTGGCTGGAACGTCGCCGGGACGGCAGCTCCGGAGGGCTGCCCTCGCGTTCGCTTTGCTCGGTCCTGATCGCGCTGCGTCTGCTGTTCGGCTTCGGCGGCCTTTTGGCTGGCATATCCCTGGTGCGGGCGCTGCTCCTTTATTCGGGAATCGAGCCGGTCAATGTCTCGGTTTTTTTGCTGTTGGCCGTCTTGCCCCAGGCCGGGCTCAGCCTGCTGGCCGCCGGGCTGCTGGTGTGCAGAGGGCTGCGCCGGACCGAATTTCGCATCCCGCTGCGTCCCCTGTTCGATCTTGTCTGGCGCCGGCCCGGCAGCCTTTCGCCCCAGGCCG
The Desulfomicrobium macestii genome window above contains:
- a CDS encoding GGDEF domain-containing protein is translated as MANHNLPPDEALLEELETLEKELRLPQASSEVAALVRLIGSDPSWTERLRQKKLEQWVVLPLQGDKFPALVGLKKHIEHLTVLQGQDALTGLANRRGFDQAMAMEVERSSRFKTPLTLCIMDLDNFKAVNDIYGHPCGDDVLKAVASILLTEMRMIDTAARIGGEEFALLLPGTGQARALKLLERVQAVIQDTRIICGDTQFTMTMSMGVASYRGKLTPDPVKLLAEADKALYRAKRAGKNRIETSPILDLVHGEEQSLVHQNEKRFLFSSFSDPSSSAE
- the prfB gene encoding peptide chain release factor 2 (programmed frameshift), whose product is MLQYSELKARAAQLDERFSDFWRRLDLRRSKERLNEIEKQLSSPGAWDKPELLTPVLQEKTQLESRVDEWEALLQARDNALEWVEMAASEQTEEMLHALDEALEELSAKLEAAQMRTLLSDPEDVSEAILEIHPGAGGTESQDWAEMLLRMYRRFAERTGFKVELLDLLPGDEAGIKSVTLHIHGPYAYGQLKGEKGTHRLIRISPFDSSGRRHTSFASVDVYPDAGQDIEIEIRDEDIRVDIFRSSGPGGQSVNTTDSAVRVTHIPTGLVAQCQNEKSQHKNKEAAMKVLKARLYELELQKIASERQAEYIAKGAIAFGSQIRTYTLQPYRLVKDHRTGTDTSNVDAVLDGNIDAFIHNYLLYLHGKS
- the lnt gene encoding apolipoprotein N-acyltransferase — its product is MNRFGPMGMAFIGTWFGFANPLLHFPMAILLLPAALILSALWAKSHAQAFKNGFLTALPGYAASLYWLAIPVHDHGGLPWVLALPCPVLVGALLAAYAGVFCMGVHLIKPQIFQPLAMLTLGLLWASLELVRNHFLTGFSWLPLAQALAPWPTTLGLAAWVGGFGISGLIVCVSHSLLIGNSAARMAILPLIGLCLLPGLTSSPRNPEATASVSMIQGNIDQGLKWDVGMQADILKTYLDLSFKAVAENAPDLVVWPETAMPFYFQDPSDLTTNMRLGVARMQVPVLAGAPAYSIPMEPDAPPYVLHNRAYLLGANGEPLAAYDKEHLVPFGEYVPLGKWLPFITKLVPGQFEFRPGRNTEPLQSGPLAMGLLICYEAIFPELAQKQVERGANVLVNISNDAWFGHSSAPWQHLHLSVLRAVEQNRAIIRSTNSGVSAFIGPDGSLRGPTTLFSTSIAHDPAIPLLTEKTFYHEHFYLIHMAFPILTIAFLWMLWRTGLKIHT
- a CDS encoding hemolysin family protein, whose protein sequence is MLLNVLQLDDKQAYEIMIPRTDIVCAEIDETITEVARKFFESGHSRLPIYKETKDQIVGVLHCKELLRFFVGDEEAPTDLASVLRPPYFIPETKNVKNILLDFQSNKQHMAIVLDEYGGTAGLVTLEDVLEEIVGDIEDEYDPIRPEDIQPMDEGTYLVSGRTILEDLHEECGILLESEQVETVGGYISEQLGRVPETDESLELQGYTFLIKEADVKQIQWVIVSKPVS
- a CDS encoding PilZ domain-containing protein, translating into MIDLFSIQASENPLRQISLAFFNSGGHQPEESRIVTTAILVGAAILVYIIWKRLGGGAPWNRQSGSTVIPKDISSILEQAMVLRSRIDMSFHPIATSRQTISCTLFELADTGITLEMPLGVNPSDAWIGKLMVCYFRIPRENKQPYYYTFVAPVVGVWKKGDISYVILGLPPKVELGQKRRHLRLELPPRDIKDFRIWPATEDGSFHFETDPKNWPAPLAVYTRDVPVGLKVLDLSGGGIKLSFDPHLYDGLDDFVARNPVLFMRLELEQTDQMEFPPYFMAARLRTKVQDPEQGVMMLGYEFVECCSTDGAETIDWVKIDPDRGIDDLVTWVFKRHLELYREREIV
- a CDS encoding radical SAM protein; amino-acid sequence: MTQNGHTMFRPPAEARSALIRVADGCPHNSCAFCAMYRGVAYRVHDQAAVSRSIALAAARDPGTRRIFLADGDVLALPATILETILETAHAAFPRLSRVNCYASGQALAGKSDAELERLRQNGLHTLYLGLESGSGEVLRRMAKGGTVREMIDGCLRAQNAGLTVSVMVLIGLGGRELSALHARQTAEALNAMQPSLLSCLRLVPIAGTALARRIADGSFTELTEEQSVHELRDILLNLELARTVFRADHSSNILPLAGRLPRDKARLVEELNELLETGALDRSTPGAMPALL
- a CDS encoding ATP-binding protein, producing MFSTRRSLSLRLIISMGLLSLAASTILAAAQLHFKYKSNIAAVHGSMNQVASGDLKSISASLWQLDTTLLDIQLQGLVARPNFVHAAIVQSGKTIAEAGRVDAKRSIRREFELTFSFNDQPYALGKLVLVASLDGIRAQVGREFLDLLMGEVIVALVLVSALLFLFHRQVGMHLHSLAAQVRDISPVNLEQPIALGKKFRNDELDQVTASLEKMRRGLLEAFTKLSEEVEERRIAESRLSQAKEQAESATLAKTQFLANMSHEIRTPMNGVMGMLQLAMDNSDPAVIQQYLQTAMRSSRSLLRLLNDILDLSRLEASRMPVMHEPFDIRELMEDLTDSFQAVVLDRGLALRGTVDETVPTALFGDTVRIRQILTNLIGNAVKFTLRGKVEIRVSSLTPVKPGEHRIFIEVEDTGVGIPDKAQTGLFAPFAQADSTQTRKFEGSGLGLSITQHLVVLLGGSLAFESSPSGSLFAVCLPLQPAPPLALRNTPAPQPDDAQPMAPLKVLVAEDNPVNSTIAMKFLEGMRHTPTLATTGLKVLEYMRSEFFDLVLMDIQMPEMDGLEATRIIRSWPKSEGGETPIVAMTAHAFPSDTERFMAAGMNGHLAKPISRQDLERFLRSMPTARQA